The Candidatus Kryptobacter tengchongensis genome contains a region encoding:
- a CDS encoding RND family efflux transporter, MFP subunit, producing the protein MNKIFLSIFLITLIIFALGCASRTENSKANNPDEEIIPVKALKAVKKNYDIILEYAGTVEPYQKARIGAQMSGTIEKIYVKEGDFVKEGQLLVQMNTQQLTQAKIQFELAESDYKRMKSLFETGSIPEQQFERSKANYEAAKASYELMLSNTQIRAPFDGIVTERLMNEGEVFTLVPSGGGSPGIITLMRMDVVKIKLSIAEKDFPLIKLNQPAEVIVDAYPDKVFMGRVIQKNPAVSALTRTFTADVEVPNPQLLLRPGMFAKVRIKVGQGQGVIIPESAVVPLPGSNVNYVFVVREDIVKRKNITIGRKFDGEVEVLNGVEENELVVVTGQAKLYDGTKVKIVE; encoded by the coding sequence ATGAACAAAATCTTTTTAAGCATATTTTTAATAACCTTAATAATTTTCGCACTTGGTTGCGCTTCAAGGACTGAAAATTCAAAAGCGAATAATCCTGACGAAGAAATTATTCCTGTTAAAGCCTTAAAAGCGGTAAAAAAGAATTATGATATAATACTTGAATACGCTGGAACCGTTGAACCTTATCAAAAAGCCAGGATTGGAGCACAGATGTCTGGAACAATTGAAAAAATTTATGTTAAAGAGGGTGATTTTGTAAAAGAGGGACAACTCCTCGTTCAGATGAATACACAACAATTAACGCAGGCGAAAATACAGTTTGAACTTGCTGAATCTGACTATAAAAGGATGAAATCTCTTTTTGAAACCGGCTCAATCCCAGAACAACAATTTGAAAGGTCAAAAGCAAATTATGAAGCAGCGAAAGCTTCGTATGAACTCATGCTATCAAATACTCAAATTCGCGCTCCATTTGATGGTATTGTTACCGAAAGACTTATGAATGAAGGCGAGGTCTTCACACTTGTCCCCTCAGGTGGTGGAAGCCCTGGGATAATTACCCTTATGCGAATGGATGTCGTAAAAATTAAATTGAGCATCGCTGAGAAAGATTTTCCTTTGATTAAATTAAATCAACCAGCTGAAGTAATTGTAGATGCTTATCCCGATAAAGTTTTTATGGGGAGGGTGATTCAAAAAAACCCAGCCGTAAGCGCGCTTACAAGAACATTTACTGCCGATGTTGAGGTCCCAAATCCACAACTCTTGTTAAGACCTGGCATGTTTGCAAAGGTTCGGATAAAAGTTGGTCAGGGTCAGGGAGTAATCATCCCAGAATCAGCAGTTGTCCCACTCCCGGGCTCAAATGTGAATTATGTCTTCGTTGTACGCGAAGATATTGTTAAAAGAAAGAATATAACTATTGGGAGGAAATTTGATGGTGAGGTTGAAGTGTTAAACGGCGTTGAGGAAAATGAACTTGTCGTTGTAACAGGTCAAGCGAAACTTTACGACGGAACAAAAGTAAAAATAGTTGAATAA
- a CDS encoding hydrophobic/amphiphilic exporter-1, HAE1 family — protein MNLSKLSVNRPVTVIMFYMALAVLGAFAFIRLAIDLLPKLEPPAISVVTIYPGASAEEVEQKVTKPIEEEVSTINNVSKVTSNSKDNISIITVSFSWGTDIAEATNDIRDAIDRVKRNLPDDAQEPSIFKFSTSTLPVMIIGINSSESFPGINKIIEDKIAQPLRQVPGVGAVFAIGGPQREILIKVDPKKLEAYNLTIPQLAQILKTENFSLPAGIIKVGMKEYNVRVPGEFKSIDEIKSTVIGNYQGALVYLKDVADVIDTIKEQTLYVKINNTPGVLLFIQKQATANTIEVVEAVKKILPKIEKTLPRDVKLNIAFDSSEFIRNSIRNLNNAIIYGAIFVILVVLFFLRKVRASLIIILTIPFSLIVAFITLYLIGGTINLISLSSLAIAVGIVVDNAIVVLENITRHIERGENPKTASVIGASEVGLAILASSLTNIAVFFPLAFLTGIAGFLFKELGILVTVMVLTSLFASLTLTPTLSSKWLRKQEKLKNKFLSKFFETSEKWFRSIEGVYGNIISWALKHKAMVILIALILFVGSFILFRFVGFEFFPASDTGQIQIIAQLPVGTRIDETIKVGEQLQKILIEEIPEKWRKYIFMRAGTTEQGFATITGQVEGSNVVTVGARLVPLKERRVTVQELGARIREKAKLIPGIDKIEISRGSDFQALLFGGGKPLTVEIVGYDLNLTSQVAEKIKDELEKIPGAKDVQIGRSGLTPEIRIEIDKQKASALGLNTTVIASTIRSSIYGLKATTYKELGDEYDILIQPGADLRNSISYISEIPVRTVSGNTVKIKDVAKIYETFSPIEIQRRDRQRIIPVGANVEGRALGDVVKDLQERISKIDIPPGIEIRFAGQVEEQAKSFRDLFQVLILGVILTYMIMASQFESLLHPFVIMFSVPFAFTGVVLGLLVFGVPFGLTAFMGLIMLVGIVVNNAIVLVDYTNLLRARGYEFYTSIITAGKTRLRPVLMTTFTTILGTLPLAVFKGEGSELWRPLGITMLGGLTFSTLITLVLVPTIYSIFEHKKVEVK, from the coding sequence ATGAACTTATCTAAATTATCTGTAAATAGACCTGTCACAGTAATAATGTTTTACATGGCACTTGCTGTTTTGGGAGCTTTTGCATTCATTCGCCTTGCGATAGATCTACTTCCAAAACTTGAACCCCCAGCGATAAGCGTTGTGACAATTTACCCAGGGGCATCAGCGGAAGAAGTTGAACAGAAAGTTACAAAACCCATTGAAGAAGAAGTCAGCACAATTAATAATGTGTCAAAAGTTACATCAAATTCAAAAGACAATATTTCAATTATAACTGTATCATTTAGCTGGGGGACTGATATTGCAGAGGCGACAAATGATATAAGAGATGCAATAGATAGAGTAAAGAGAAACCTACCTGATGATGCGCAAGAACCTTCAATTTTTAAATTCAGCACATCAACTTTGCCAGTTATGATAATAGGTATAAATTCAAGTGAAAGCTTCCCCGGGATTAACAAAATCATAGAGGACAAAATAGCTCAACCACTGAGACAGGTCCCAGGGGTTGGCGCCGTCTTTGCGATCGGTGGACCCCAACGCGAAATTCTTATAAAAGTTGACCCCAAAAAACTTGAAGCTTACAACTTAACAATCCCACAACTCGCTCAAATACTTAAGACCGAAAATTTTTCTCTTCCAGCTGGCATAATTAAAGTTGGGATGAAAGAGTACAATGTTCGCGTTCCAGGTGAGTTTAAATCAATTGACGAAATTAAATCAACTGTCATTGGGAATTATCAAGGTGCTCTTGTTTATCTAAAAGATGTTGCCGATGTAATTGATACAATCAAAGAACAAACGCTTTATGTCAAAATAAACAATACCCCTGGGGTTTTACTTTTCATCCAGAAACAGGCAACGGCAAACACAATTGAAGTAGTTGAAGCCGTTAAAAAAATTCTGCCGAAAATTGAGAAGACTTTACCAAGAGATGTGAAACTCAACATCGCATTTGATTCCTCTGAATTTATCAGAAATTCAATTCGCAATTTAAATAACGCGATAATTTACGGTGCGATTTTCGTTATACTTGTTGTTCTTTTCTTCCTTCGCAAAGTGAGAGCAAGCTTGATAATAATTCTAACTATTCCATTTTCACTTATCGTCGCATTCATCACGCTTTATTTAATTGGCGGGACAATAAATCTTATCTCGCTTTCTTCACTTGCCATTGCCGTTGGGATTGTTGTAGATAATGCCATAGTTGTCCTTGAAAACATAACCCGACACATTGAACGGGGTGAAAATCCAAAAACAGCTTCGGTTATTGGGGCCAGCGAGGTTGGTCTTGCAATTTTGGCATCATCATTGACGAATATTGCTGTGTTCTTCCCCCTTGCGTTTTTAACTGGAATTGCCGGCTTCCTTTTTAAAGAACTTGGAATTCTTGTAACCGTGATGGTTTTAACATCACTATTTGCTTCATTGACTCTAACCCCGACCTTATCTTCCAAATGGCTGAGGAAACAGGAAAAATTAAAAAACAAATTCCTCTCAAAATTTTTTGAAACGAGCGAAAAATGGTTCCGTTCAATTGAAGGAGTCTATGGAAACATCATATCTTGGGCTTTGAAACACAAAGCTATGGTTATACTTATTGCACTTATTTTATTTGTTGGCTCATTTATATTGTTTAGATTTGTTGGATTTGAATTCTTCCCCGCAAGCGATACAGGACAAATCCAGATAATCGCACAACTTCCCGTTGGAACAAGAATTGATGAAACAATAAAGGTTGGCGAGCAATTACAGAAAATTTTAATTGAGGAAATCCCCGAAAAATGGAGAAAATATATCTTTATGAGAGCTGGAACAACTGAGCAAGGCTTTGCAACAATAACAGGTCAAGTTGAAGGGAGTAATGTTGTAACCGTTGGCGCAAGACTTGTCCCATTGAAAGAAAGAAGGGTTACAGTCCAGGAACTTGGGGCAAGAATCAGAGAAAAAGCTAAATTGATCCCGGGGATTGATAAAATTGAAATTTCCCGTGGATCAGATTTCCAGGCACTGCTATTTGGTGGTGGGAAACCATTGACAGTTGAAATCGTCGGCTATGATTTAAACCTTACATCGCAAGTTGCCGAAAAAATCAAAGATGAGCTTGAGAAAATCCCTGGTGCAAAAGATGTTCAGATAGGAAGAAGTGGATTAACACCAGAGATAAGAATTGAAATTGATAAACAAAAAGCGTCCGCTCTTGGACTTAACACAACAGTTATTGCAAGCACAATAAGATCAAGTATTTACGGACTTAAAGCAACAACCTATAAAGAACTCGGCGATGAATATGACATATTAATTCAACCTGGCGCTGATCTGCGAAACAGCATTTCATACATCAGTGAAATTCCTGTTCGCACTGTGTCTGGAAACACCGTTAAAATAAAAGATGTTGCAAAAATTTATGAGACTTTCTCTCCAATTGAAATTCAGCGCAGGGATAGACAACGAATTATACCCGTAGGCGCAAATGTTGAAGGAAGAGCTCTTGGCGATGTTGTCAAAGACTTACAAGAAAGGATATCAAAAATTGATATACCACCAGGGATTGAAATAAGATTCGCTGGTCAGGTTGAGGAGCAGGCGAAATCATTCCGTGACCTTTTCCAAGTTTTAATCCTTGGCGTTATATTGACCTATATGATTATGGCTTCACAATTTGAGTCACTGCTTCATCCATTCGTTATAATGTTTTCAGTTCCATTTGCGTTCACTGGCGTTGTTTTAGGTCTGCTTGTTTTTGGAGTACCGTTTGGGCTTACAGCTTTTATGGGCTTGATAATGCTTGTCGGTATAGTTGTTAATAATGCGATTGTTCTCGTAGATTACACAAATCTTTTAAGAGCTCGTGGTTACGAATTTTACACATCAATAATTACAGCTGGAAAAACACGCTTGAGACCCGTTTTGATGACAACTTTTACCACGATCTTAGGAACCTTGCCACTTGCCGTTTTCAAAGGTGAAGGTTCTGAACTATGGCGTCCGCTTGGGATAACGATGCTTGGAGGGTTAACTTTTTCAACTTTAATAACACTTGTGCTTGTTCCAACAATCTATTCAATCTTTGAACATAAAAAAGTGGAGGTTAAATGA
- a CDS encoding nitrogen regulatory protein P-II family, whose amino-acid sequence MKLVMLIFNQALEDEVMKIFDKLNIRGFTQINDVYGQGSDKGEPHFGTHIWPDVNTMILTVIPDEKVEDFLSEVKFLNNRFEEEGIHAFTLNVERMV is encoded by the coding sequence ATGAAACTTGTGATGCTTATATTCAATCAAGCTCTTGAAGATGAGGTTATGAAAATTTTTGACAAGTTAAATATACGTGGATTTACACAAATTAACGATGTTTATGGTCAGGGCTCAGATAAAGGAGAGCCACACTTTGGTACACATATATGGCCAGATGTCAACACAATGATTTTAACCGTTATTCCTGATGAAAAAGTTGAAGATTTTTTGAGCGAGGTGAAATTTCTGAACAATAGATTTGAAGAGGAAGGAATCCATGCATTTACTCTTAATGTTGAGCGGATGGTATAA
- a CDS encoding Enoyl-[acyl-carrier-protein] reductase [NADH], giving the protein MKKWALILGSSSGFGAATAIELSKNGYNIFGVHLDRAATMPNVEKVINQIKENGVEVEFFNVNAADHEKRKEVLDAIEKRFSSEPSIIKVVLHSLAFGTLRPYIAENPEEQVTPKQMDMTLDVMAHSLVYWVQDLFHRKLIGKGTRIFAMTSEGSTRVWAYYGPVSAAKAALESHIRQLAYELAKYGITVNGIRAGVTDTPALRKIPGNEQMIEYSLRRNPSGRLTTPEDVAKAIVHLSHDDMQWVTGNIIGVDGGEFIAG; this is encoded by the coding sequence ATGAAAAAATGGGCATTAATTCTTGGTTCATCAAGTGGCTTTGGTGCTGCCACTGCAATTGAACTTTCAAAAAATGGTTATAATATCTTCGGAGTCCATCTTGATAGAGCTGCTACAATGCCAAATGTTGAGAAGGTTATAAATCAGATAAAGGAAAATGGAGTTGAGGTTGAATTTTTTAATGTAAATGCAGCAGATCATGAAAAAAGAAAAGAGGTTTTGGACGCTATTGAAAAAAGATTTTCAAGCGAACCATCAATTATAAAAGTTGTTCTTCACTCACTTGCTTTTGGAACTTTAAGACCGTATATAGCCGAAAATCCCGAGGAACAGGTGACGCCGAAGCAAATGGATATGACACTTGATGTAATGGCACATAGTTTGGTTTACTGGGTTCAGGATTTATTTCATCGTAAGTTGATAGGGAAAGGGACAAGGATCTTCGCTATGACAAGTGAGGGGTCAACGAGAGTTTGGGCATATTATGGACCCGTTTCAGCAGCAAAAGCTGCACTTGAATCTCATATAAGACAGCTTGCATACGAACTTGCAAAATATGGAATAACTGTTAATGGTATAAGAGCTGGTGTTACAGATACTCCAGCGTTGAGAAAAATACCAGGAAATGAGCAAATGATTGAATATTCGCTTAGGAGAAACCCATCTGGCAGACTAACAACACCTGAAGATGTTGCAAAAGCAATCGTTCATTTAAGCCATGATGATATGCAATGGGTTACTGGTAATATCATAGGGGTTGATGGGGGGGAGTTTATCGCAGGGTAA
- a CDS encoding cell division initiation protein, which yields MKFTPLAIKKQQFKKSLRGYNIEEVRVYLEMLAGEYENLLQENKELKEKIAMLETEISTYKQIEKNLHLAVTQAQETATKTLENAKKQAELLIKEAELKAKESINKAKLEIAKIENEIQILKNEKERILSELKNFLLSELEKLNLLEPSAKIETQEKIEEKIKLDDIIKNLEQ from the coding sequence ATGAAATTCACGCCACTTGCCATTAAAAAACAGCAATTCAAAAAATCGTTAAGAGGTTACAATATTGAAGAGGTAAGGGTTTATCTTGAAATGCTTGCAGGTGAATATGAAAATCTTTTGCAGGAGAACAAGGAGTTAAAAGAAAAAATAGCAATGCTTGAAACTGAAATTTCAACTTATAAACAGATTGAAAAAAATTTGCACCTTGCGGTAACCCAGGCGCAGGAAACAGCAACGAAAACACTTGAAAATGCCAAAAAGCAGGCTGAGCTCCTGATAAAAGAAGCTGAGCTTAAAGCAAAAGAAAGCATCAATAAGGCAAAACTTGAAATAGCAAAAATTGAAAATGAAATTCAAATCCTCAAAAATGAAAAGGAACGAATTTTAAGTGAATTGAAGAATTTCCTTCTATCTGAACTTGAAAAGTTAAATCTACTTGAACCTTCTGCAAAAATTGAAACACAAGAAAAAATTGAGGAAAAAATTAAACTTGACGATATAATTAAAAACCTTGAACAATAA
- a CDS encoding purine-nucleoside phosphorylase — protein sequence MSELKQQIMEALNFIRTKTNLEPKIGIILGTGLGGLAKEIEAETVIDYAEIPHFPISTVESHHGKLIFGKLSGKDVVAMQGRFHYYEGYTMKQITFPVRVMKFLGVKYLLISNAAGGLNPLFRKGDLMIITDHINLLGDNPLIGPNDDELGPRFPDMSEPYSKELIELAEQVALEERIKVQKGVYVAMTGPSLETRAEYRFLRLIGADAVGMSTVPENIVANHMGMKVFGISVITDECFPDALQPLSVEEVIRVASETEPKLTLLMKRLVEKINV from the coding sequence ATGAGCGAATTGAAACAGCAGATAATGGAAGCGTTAAACTTTATAAGGACAAAGACAAATCTTGAACCCAAAATTGGTATAATTCTTGGAACCGGTCTTGGCGGACTTGCAAAGGAAATTGAGGCTGAAACAGTGATTGACTATGCAGAAATCCCACATTTCCCAATCTCCACCGTTGAATCGCATCATGGCAAGCTAATTTTTGGAAAGCTAAGTGGGAAAGATGTTGTGGCAATGCAAGGAAGATTTCATTATTACGAAGGCTATACAATGAAACAAATTACATTCCCAGTCCGTGTGATGAAATTTTTAGGTGTTAAGTATCTTTTAATTTCAAATGCAGCGGGGGGATTAAACCCACTTTTTAGAAAAGGTGACCTGATGATAATAACAGACCATATTAATCTACTTGGAGACAATCCCTTAATAGGTCCAAATGACGATGAACTTGGTCCAAGATTTCCTGATATGTCAGAACCATACAGTAAAGAACTTATTGAACTCGCAGAGCAGGTGGCACTTGAAGAAAGGATAAAAGTTCAAAAAGGTGTTTATGTTGCAATGACAGGTCCAAGCCTTGAAACAAGAGCTGAATACCGTTTCCTGAGATTAATTGGCGCTGACGCCGTTGGTATGTCAACAGTTCCAGAAAACATCGTCGCAAATCATATGGGGATGAAGGTATTCGGAATTTCGGTTATAACTGATGAATGCTTCCCCGATGCACTTCAACCTTTAAGCGTTGAGGAAGTTATTAGAGTTGCATCTGAGACAGAACCTAAATTAACTTTATTAATGAAACGCTTGGTTGAAAAAATTAACGTTTGA
- a CDS encoding Isoleucyl-tRNA synthetase, with product MYKELTDKIKYSELEREILKFWKENKIFEKSIKTREGKPNFTFYEGPPTANGRPGIHHVMSRTIKDLVCRYKTMRGFKVYRKAGWDTHGLPVEIEIEKKLGIKHKDEIIEYGIEKFNAECKKSVFEYLDDWEEMTERIGYWIDLENAYITFTNEYIESIWWALKQFFDKGYIYKGYKIQPYCPRCETPLSSHEVAQGYEDVKDPSIYVKVKAKDEEKTYFLVWTTTPWTLISNVALAVHPEVTYVKIFHKGENLILAKDRLNVIDGDYEILAEYKGHQLKGREYERLFSYIPVDKKAFYVVTAEFVSTEDGTGIVHIAPAFGEEDYQVGCEYDLPTLQPVDKSGEFTDEIIDFKRKFVKDADPEIIQNLKSRGLLYKKETIVHSYPHCWRCKTPLLYYARESWYISTTRYVDRMIELNRQISWHPPEVGTGRFGNWLEENKDWALSRDRFWGTPLNIWICESCGEMRAIGSIEEIKKEGKNVPEPLDLHKPFVDQIIFDCKKCGGIMKRTPEVIDVWFDSGAMPFAQFHYPFENQELFKENFPADFIAEGIDQTRGWFYSLHAISSFLFDSPAYKHVLVNELILDKEGQKMSKSRGNVVDPFEVVEKYGADSVRWYLMSVSPPWKPKLFNEEDIVEIQRKFFSTLLNTYSFFTLYANIDRFTYSEERIPVKDRAEIDRWIISALNSLIKNYIEAMDNYDLTKAARLISDFTIDQLSNWYVRRSRRRFWKSGVEKDKICAFQTLYECLITISKLMAPFAPFLADEIYRNLNDVTNKEPYESVHLAYIPEPNEDEIDLELEKRMELAQRIVYIVRSLRAKTNLKVRQPLRKIIIPVSDESEKEKIEMMRDVILDEINVKTIEYVDDDSDIVEKKARPNFKSIGPKFGKKAQKIAQVIREFKKDQIREIENKGKTEIVVDGEKLEITKDDLEIYSENIKGWVVESDGVITVALDTELTEELINEGFAREFVNRVQNMRKEANFEVTDRIRIFFRTESEKLKKAVFAMSDYIKNETLAIELTDNFREAEYVKSWDVNDEPCDIAIERAKLN from the coding sequence ATGTATAAAGAATTAACCGACAAAATAAAATATTCCGAGCTTGAACGTGAAATTTTAAAATTCTGGAAAGAGAATAAAATTTTTGAAAAAAGCATAAAAACACGAGAAGGGAAACCAAATTTTACATTCTATGAAGGACCACCCACGGCAAATGGTCGCCCTGGAATTCATCATGTCATGAGCAGAACCATCAAAGACCTCGTCTGTAGATATAAGACGATGCGGGGTTTCAAAGTTTACCGCAAAGCTGGTTGGGACACCCATGGACTTCCAGTTGAGATTGAAATTGAGAAAAAACTCGGGATAAAACATAAAGATGAAATAATTGAATACGGGATTGAAAAGTTTAACGCCGAATGCAAAAAATCCGTCTTTGAATATCTTGATGATTGGGAAGAAATGACGGAAAGAATTGGATATTGGATTGACCTTGAAAATGCTTACATAACCTTTACAAATGAGTATATTGAATCAATCTGGTGGGCTTTGAAGCAATTTTTTGATAAGGGATACATTTACAAGGGTTATAAAATTCAACCTTATTGTCCAAGGTGTGAAACACCGCTTTCATCGCATGAAGTTGCACAGGGTTATGAAGATGTCAAAGACCCCTCAATTTATGTTAAAGTAAAAGCAAAGGATGAAGAAAAAACCTATTTCCTTGTCTGGACAACCACTCCATGGACATTGATCTCAAATGTTGCACTTGCGGTTCACCCAGAAGTAACTTATGTTAAAATTTTTCACAAAGGTGAAAACTTAATCCTTGCAAAAGATAGATTAAATGTAATTGACGGGGATTATGAAATTCTTGCCGAATATAAAGGGCATCAATTAAAAGGAAGGGAATATGAGAGACTTTTTAGCTACATACCCGTTGATAAAAAAGCTTTTTATGTTGTTACCGCCGAATTCGTCAGCACAGAAGATGGAACTGGCATAGTTCACATCGCTCCTGCATTTGGTGAGGAAGATTATCAAGTTGGGTGCGAATATGATTTGCCAACGCTTCAACCAGTTGATAAAAGCGGTGAATTCACAGATGAAATCATTGATTTCAAAAGAAAGTTTGTTAAAGATGCGGATCCAGAAATAATTCAAAATCTAAAGTCCCGAGGATTGCTCTACAAAAAGGAGACGATTGTTCATAGTTATCCACATTGTTGGCGTTGCAAAACTCCGTTGCTTTATTATGCCCGTGAATCGTGGTATATAAGCACAACCAGATATGTTGATAGGATGATTGAACTTAACAGGCAAATTTCCTGGCATCCGCCAGAAGTTGGCACAGGAAGATTCGGGAATTGGCTTGAAGAGAACAAGGATTGGGCACTTTCAAGAGATAGATTCTGGGGAACTCCACTTAACATATGGATATGTGAAAGTTGTGGTGAAATGAGAGCAATTGGCAGTATTGAAGAGATAAAGAAAGAAGGGAAAAATGTGCCCGAACCGCTTGATCTTCATAAGCCATTTGTTGACCAAATAATCTTTGATTGCAAAAAATGCGGTGGGATAATGAAGAGAACCCCCGAGGTGATTGATGTATGGTTTGACTCTGGAGCGATGCCCTTTGCACAGTTTCACTATCCATTTGAAAATCAAGAACTTTTCAAAGAAAATTTCCCAGCGGATTTCATCGCTGAAGGGATTGACCAAACGAGAGGTTGGTTTTACTCACTTCATGCGATCTCAAGCTTTCTGTTTGATTCCCCAGCATATAAACATGTGCTCGTAAATGAGCTTATACTTGATAAGGAAGGTCAAAAAATGTCAAAATCACGCGGGAATGTGGTTGATCCATTTGAGGTCGTTGAGAAATACGGTGCTGATTCTGTAAGATGGTATCTTATGTCAGTGAGCCCACCTTGGAAACCAAAACTATTCAACGAAGAAGACATAGTTGAAATTCAGCGCAAATTTTTCAGCACACTACTTAATACTTACTCGTTCTTTACACTCTATGCAAACATTGATAGATTTACATACTCTGAAGAGAGAATCCCTGTGAAAGATAGAGCTGAAATTGACAGATGGATAATTTCTGCCTTAAATTCTCTCATCAAAAATTACATTGAAGCAATGGATAACTATGATTTGACGAAAGCAGCTCGTTTAATCTCCGACTTCACGATTGATCAGCTTTCAAATTGGTATGTAAGAAGAAGTAGAAGGAGGTTTTGGAAAAGTGGCGTTGAAAAGGACAAAATTTGTGCCTTTCAAACCCTCTATGAATGTCTCATCACAATATCAAAACTTATGGCTCCATTTGCCCCATTCCTCGCCGATGAAATTTACAGAAACTTAAATGATGTCACGAATAAAGAGCCATATGAATCTGTTCATCTTGCATACATACCTGAACCAAACGAAGATGAAATAGACCTTGAACTTGAGAAAAGAATGGAACTTGCACAAAGGATTGTTTACATTGTCAGGTCTTTGCGTGCAAAGACAAACTTAAAAGTTCGCCAACCACTTAGAAAAATCATAATACCTGTTTCAGATGAAAGTGAAAAAGAAAAAATTGAAATGATGAGAGATGTCATTCTTGACGAGATAAATGTCAAAACAATTGAATATGTTGACGATGATTCAGATATAGTTGAAAAGAAAGCAAGACCCAACTTCAAATCAATAGGTCCGAAATTCGGGAAGAAAGCCCAAAAAATTGCCCAAGTAATTAGAGAATTCAAAAAAGATCAGATAAGAGAGATTGAAAACAAAGGTAAAACCGAAATTGTTGTTGATGGAGAAAAACTTGAAATCACAAAAGACGATCTTGAAATTTATAGTGAAAACATAAAAGGTTGGGTCGTTGAATCAGATGGAGTTATAACCGTAGCACTGGATACGGAACTTACAGAAGAATTGATAAACGAAGGTTTTGCTCGTGAATTCGTTAATAGAGTCCAAAACATGAGAAAGGAAGCTAATTTTGAGGTAACAGATAGAATTCGTATCTTCTTTAGAACTGAATCCGAAAAGTTGAAAAAAGCTGTGTTTGCCATGAGCGATTATATCAAAAATGAAACACTTGCTATTGAACTTACTGATAACTTCAGGGAAGCTGAATATGTGAAGTCATGGGATGTGAACGACGAGCCTTGTGATATTGCAATTGAAAGAGCAAAGTTAAACTAA
- a CDS encoding transcriptional regulator, TraR/DksA family — MAKRKTKSAKKKTAVKRTLKKSTPRSKSKKTAKTTAKKTVKRKIKEIETKTTQNVIAAGSDSLIKNEQQNIKKTENQPGKTSYSKEELEYFKQILLKKREEILEMLEFHRQSLIESTTQNDKPVGTPYSIHMEYGTETEEREKTMFFIAREEKMLNYIDAALVRIERGTYGVCVSCGKLIDKRRLEAVPHTQLCIECKLAQKKRF, encoded by the coding sequence ATGGCGAAAAGAAAAACCAAATCAGCTAAAAAGAAAACTGCTGTAAAGAGAACGCTTAAAAAATCAACCCCGAGATCAAAAAGTAAAAAAACAGCCAAAACTACCGCGAAGAAAACGGTAAAAAGAAAGATAAAGGAAATTGAAACCAAAACCACACAGAATGTTATCGCCGCGGGCTCAGATAGTTTAATAAAAAATGAACAACAGAATATAAAGAAAACAGAAAATCAGCCAGGAAAAACATCCTACTCAAAAGAGGAGCTTGAATACTTTAAACAAATCCTCCTCAAAAAGCGAGAAGAGATTCTTGAAATGCTTGAATTTCATAGACAATCTCTCATTGAATCAACCACGCAAAATGATAAACCAGTTGGAACTCCCTACTCAATCCATATGGAGTATGGAACTGAAACGGAGGAACGGGAGAAAACGATGTTTTTTATAGCAAGGGAAGAAAAAATGTTAAATTATATTGATGCTGCTCTCGTGAGGATAGAGCGTGGAACATACGGTGTTTGTGTAAGCTGTGGGAAATTGATTGATAAAAGACGTCTTGAAGCGGTCCCGCATACCCAACTATGTATTGAATGCAAACTTGCACAAAAGAAAAGATTCTGA